In Desulfovibrio aminophilus, a genomic segment contains:
- a CDS encoding transposase: MRSCPQCGGVWAYSLSDGRFKCRRCGH, from the coding sequence ATGAGAAGTTGCCCTCAATGTGGTGGGGTCTGGGCGTACAGTCTGTCCGACGGTCGTTTCAAGTGCCGGAGATGCGGGCAT